A window from Tenacibaculum singaporense encodes these proteins:
- the rpsA gene encoding 30S ribosomal protein S1, producing the protein MSEETKNTAEAVNPAEFLATFNWHKYEEGIDEVDESKLKEFEKALEGTVGFVNERDVIEGEVVRITDRDAIIDINSKSEGVISLNEFRYNPNLAVGDKVEVLVDKREDSSGQLVLSHKKARVIKAWDRVNNAHETGEIVNGFVKCRTRGGMIVDVFGIEAFLPGSQIDVKPIRDYDQYVEKTMEFKVVKINHEFKNVVVSHKALIEADLEDQKREIIGQLEKGQVLEGVVKNITSYGVFVDLGGVDGLIHITDLSWSRINHPNEVVELDQKLNVVILDFDDNKSRIQLGLKQLSAHPWEALNADLKVGDKVKGKVVVLADYGAFVEVEEGVEGLIHVSEMSWSTHLRSAQDFVKVGDEVEAQILTLDREERKMSLGMKQLHPDPWTDITTKYPVGSKHTGTVRNYTNFGVFVELEEGIDGLVYISDLSWTKKIKHPSDFVTVGDQLEVQVLELDVENRKLNLGHKQTQDNPWDAHESTYTIGSIHEGTIKEKNDKGATVVFADGVEAFAPTRFLEKEDGGKLAKGDETKFQVTEFSKEYRRIVVSHTSIFREEEQKNIKAAAAKAQEVEKTTLGDIGGLAELKKKMEGK; encoded by the coding sequence ATGTCTGAAGAAACAAAAAACACAGCAGAAGCTGTAAATCCAGCAGAATTTTTAGCAACCTTTAACTGGCACAAATACGAAGAAGGTATTGATGAAGTTGATGAGTCTAAATTAAAAGAATTTGAAAAAGCCTTAGAAGGTACAGTTGGGTTCGTAAACGAGCGCGATGTTATCGAAGGTGAAGTAGTACGTATTACTGATCGTGATGCTATTATCGACATCAACTCTAAGTCAGAAGGTGTAATTTCGTTAAACGAATTCCGTTACAATCCAAATTTAGCTGTTGGAGACAAAGTAGAAGTATTAGTTGACAAAAGAGAAGACTCTTCTGGTCAATTAGTATTATCTCACAAAAAAGCACGTGTAATCAAAGCTTGGGATCGTGTTAACAATGCACACGAAACTGGTGAAATCGTTAACGGTTTTGTTAAGTGTAGAACTCGTGGAGGTATGATCGTTGATGTATTTGGTATTGAAGCATTCTTACCAGGTTCTCAAATTGATGTGAAGCCTATCCGTGACTACGATCAATATGTAGAAAAAACTATGGAATTCAAAGTTGTGAAAATCAACCACGAATTTAAGAACGTAGTAGTATCTCATAAAGCATTAATCGAAGCTGATTTAGAAGATCAAAAACGTGAAATTATCGGTCAATTAGAAAAAGGACAAGTACTAGAAGGTGTTGTTAAAAACATTACTTCTTATGGTGTATTTGTTGACTTAGGAGGTGTTGACGGATTAATTCACATTACTGATTTATCTTGGTCTCGTATCAACCACCCGAACGAAGTTGTTGAGTTAGATCAAAAATTAAACGTTGTAATCTTAGACTTTGATGATAACAAGTCAAGAATTCAATTAGGATTAAAACAATTATCTGCTCACCCATGGGAAGCTTTAAATGCTGATTTAAAAGTTGGTGATAAAGTAAAAGGTAAAGTAGTTGTTTTAGCTGATTATGGTGCATTTGTAGAGGTTGAAGAAGGAGTAGAAGGATTAATCCACGTATCTGAAATGTCATGGTCAACTCACTTACGTTCTGCACAAGATTTCGTAAAAGTTGGTGATGAAGTAGAAGCTCAAATCTTAACATTAGACCGCGAAGAGCGTAAAATGTCTTTAGGTATGAAGCAATTACACCCAGATCCATGGACAGATATTACTACTAAATACCCAGTAGGTTCTAAACACACTGGTACTGTACGTAACTACACTAACTTTGGTGTATTCGTAGAGTTAGAAGAAGGTATTGATGGATTAGTATATATCTCTGATTTATCTTGGACTAAGAAAATTAAGCACCCATCAGATTTCGTAACTGTAGGTGATCAATTAGAAGTTCAAGTATTAGAATTAGACGTAGAGAACCGTAAATTAAACTTAGGTCACAAGCAAACTCAAGATAACCCTTGGGATGCTCATGAATCTACTTATACAATCGGATCTATCCACGAAGGTACTATCAAAGAGAAAAATGATAAAGGTGCAACTGTAGTATTTGCTGATGGTGTTGAAGCTTTCGCTCCAACTCGTTTCTTAGAAAAAGAAGACGGAGGTAAATTAGCTAAAGGTGACGAGACTAAGTTCCAAGTAACTGAGTTTAGTAAAGAGTACCGTAGAATTGTTGTTTCTCATACTTCTATCTTTAGAGAAGAAGAACAAAAGAACATCAAAGCTGCTGCTGCTAAAGCTCAAGAAGTAGAGAAAACTACTTTAGGAGATATCGGTGGATTAGCTGAATTAAAGAAGAAAATGGAAGGAAAATAA
- the glmM gene encoding phosphoglucosamine mutase translates to MTLIKSISGIRGTIGGNTGDNLTPIDAVKFAAAYGTFIKKKNSEKEKITIVIGRDARISGKMISNLVANTLVGLGIDVIDLGLSTTPTVEVAVPLEKADGGIILTASHNPKQWNALKLLNEKGEFLNGEDGVEILKIAENDATIQFAEVDDLGSYRKKKNYIKKHIKEVLKLDLVDKKAIKKAKFKVVVDGVNSTGGIAIPALLKELGVKCIELYCEPNGHFPHNPEPLKEHLTDISELVVKEKADLGIVVDPDVDRLALISEDGSMFGEEYTLVACADYVLGQLGGGNTVSNLSSSRALRDVTEKHGGIYTASAVGEVNVVQMMKDTNTVIGGEGNGGIIYPESHYGRDSLVGVALFLSHLAHKKTSCKALRDSYPSYFMSKNKIQLTPQIDVDKILETMANNYKNEDVNTIDGVKIDFANEWVHLRKSNTEPIIRIYAESTSQDNADALAKRFITEIQQIIQ, encoded by the coding sequence ATGACACTTATTAAATCTATATCAGGTATTAGAGGTACCATAGGCGGAAATACAGGTGACAACTTAACACCTATAGATGCTGTAAAATTTGCAGCAGCTTACGGTACGTTTATAAAAAAGAAAAACTCCGAAAAAGAAAAAATTACCATTGTAATAGGTAGAGATGCCCGTATTTCGGGTAAAATGATAAGTAACTTAGTCGCAAATACACTAGTCGGTTTAGGAATTGATGTAATCGATTTAGGTTTATCTACAACACCAACGGTTGAAGTTGCTGTTCCTTTAGAAAAAGCGGATGGAGGTATTATTTTAACTGCTTCACACAATCCAAAACAATGGAATGCTTTAAAATTATTGAATGAAAAAGGAGAGTTTTTAAACGGTGAAGATGGAGTGGAAATTTTAAAGATTGCTGAAAATGATGCTACTATACAGTTTGCTGAAGTTGATGATTTAGGATCATATAGAAAAAAGAAGAACTACATTAAGAAACATATCAAAGAAGTTTTAAAACTAGATTTAGTAGATAAGAAAGCCATCAAAAAAGCGAAATTTAAAGTTGTTGTTGATGGTGTAAACTCTACTGGAGGAATTGCTATTCCTGCTTTATTAAAAGAGTTAGGAGTAAAATGTATAGAGTTATATTGTGAACCTAACGGACACTTTCCACACAATCCAGAACCTTTAAAAGAACACTTAACGGATATTTCTGAATTAGTAGTGAAGGAAAAAGCAGATTTAGGTATTGTAGTTGACCCTGATGTAGACCGTTTAGCTCTAATTTCTGAAGATGGCTCTATGTTTGGAGAAGAATACACTTTAGTAGCTTGTGCCGATTATGTTTTAGGTCAATTAGGAGGTGGTAACACTGTTTCTAACTTATCATCTTCAAGAGCCTTACGTGATGTTACTGAAAAACATGGAGGAATATACACGGCAAGTGCAGTAGGAGAGGTGAACGTAGTACAAATGATGAAGGATACCAATACTGTAATTGGAGGAGAAGGTAATGGAGGAATTATTTATCCTGAGTCTCATTATGGAAGAGATTCATTAGTAGGAGTCGCTTTATTTTTATCACATTTAGCACACAAAAAGACATCTTGTAAAGCCTTAAGAGATTCATATCCTAGCTACTTTATGAGCAAAAATAAAATCCAGTTAACACCACAAATTGATGTTGATAAGATTTTAGAAACCATGGCTAACAACTATAAAAATGAAGATGTAAACACTATTGATGGCGTAAAAATTGATTTTGCTAACGAGTGGGTACACTTACGTAAGTCGAATACCGAGCCAATCATCAGAATTTATGCAGAAAGTACTAGCCAAGACAATGCAGATGCTTTAGCCAAAAGATTTATCACTGAAATACAACAAATAATACAATAG
- a CDS encoding aminotransferase class V-fold PLP-dependent enzyme yields MDLEQYFDKFRKNIVGIDQTFQTPYGEKKMIYTDWTASGRLYRPIEEQLLNKFGPFVANTHTETSTSGAAMTLAYHEARNIIKRHVNASSNDVLITEGSGMTGVVNKFQRILGLKINENLKENTQVPDEKRPIVFVSHMEHHSNQTSWIETIADVEVVPCNDEGLVCLDKFEETIKKYLDRPIKIASIVAGSNVTGIKTDYHKVASLIHKYGGLCFVDFACSAPYVDIDMHPEKEDEYLDAIFFSPHKFLGGPGSSGVLIFNKKLYKNMVPDNPGGGTVSYTNPWGQHDYFDDVETREDGGTPAFLQTIKIALCIQVKDQMGTNKIKEREDEINPIIFNCLENLEGVKILAPDHKDRLSIFSFYFEKYHFNLVVKLLNDRFGIQTRGGCSCAGTYGHFLLNVDQIRSNEIKGQILEGCNTEKPGWVRLSVHPTITNEEVQFICESLQALAENIEEWSKDYEYDIAKNDYVHKTIEPIEKQLVTDWFSL; encoded by the coding sequence ATGGATTTAGAACAGTATTTTGATAAGTTCAGAAAAAATATTGTAGGTATAGATCAAACTTTTCAAACACCATACGGTGAAAAGAAAATGATTTATACAGATTGGACTGCAAGCGGAAGATTATATCGACCTATAGAAGAACAACTTTTAAATAAGTTTGGACCTTTTGTAGCCAATACACATACAGAAACTTCAACTTCAGGAGCAGCTATGACTTTAGCGTATCATGAAGCTCGAAATATCATCAAGCGTCACGTAAATGCATCTTCTAACGATGTATTAATTACGGAAGGGTCTGGTATGACGGGGGTTGTGAATAAATTTCAGCGTATTTTAGGGCTAAAAATAAATGAAAATTTAAAAGAAAACACACAGGTTCCAGATGAAAAAAGACCTATTGTCTTTGTAAGTCATATGGAGCATCACTCAAACCAAACATCTTGGATTGAAACTATAGCAGATGTAGAGGTTGTTCCTTGTAATGATGAAGGTTTAGTGTGTTTAGATAAGTTTGAAGAAACTATAAAAAAGTACTTAGATAGACCTATTAAAATAGCTTCTATAGTAGCAGGATCAAATGTAACAGGAATAAAGACTGACTATCATAAAGTAGCTTCATTAATTCATAAATATGGAGGTTTGTGCTTTGTTGATTTTGCCTGTTCTGCACCTTATGTTGATATTGATATGCATCCTGAAAAAGAAGATGAATATTTAGATGCTATTTTCTTTTCTCCACACAAATTTTTAGGAGGCCCGGGAAGTTCTGGGGTGTTGATTTTTAATAAAAAGTTGTATAAAAATATGGTTCCTGATAACCCTGGAGGAGGCACAGTTAGTTATACAAACCCATGGGGACAGCATGATTATTTTGATGATGTAGAGACGCGTGAAGATGGGGGAACACCAGCTTTTTTACAAACTATTAAAATAGCTTTATGTATTCAGGTAAAAGATCAAATGGGTACAAATAAAATAAAGGAACGTGAAGATGAAATCAATCCAATTATTTTTAACTGTTTAGAAAATTTGGAAGGAGTTAAAATATTAGCTCCAGATCATAAAGATCGTTTGAGTATTTTTTCTTTCTATTTTGAAAAATATCACTTTAACCTTGTTGTAAAATTATTAAATGACCGATTTGGAATTCAAACTAGAGGTGGATGTTCATGTGCAGGAACTTATGGACATTTCTTATTAAATGTAGATCAAATAAGATCAAATGAAATAAAAGGTCAAATATTAGAAGGTTGTAATACAGAAAAACCAGGTTGGGTACGTTTATCAGTACATCCAACAATTACAAATGAAGAAGTACAATTTATTTGTGAATCGTTACAAGCGTTAGCTGAAAATATTGAAGAATGGTCTAAAGACTATGAGTACGACATTGCTAAAAATGATTATGTACATAAAACCATTGAACCAATTGAAAAGCAACTGGTAACTGATTGGTTTTCGTTATAA
- a CDS encoding M14 family zinc carboxypeptidase, which produces MTHLNSSFLEDNYSKIKEDSISGRWITLTDIEPLYLGLQNSEIQTKIIGESEEGRAIYKLKLGKGKKRILVWSQMHGNESTGTKAVFDFLNFLQRFPTHQITKSIIDNCSITIVPMLNPDGAQAYTRVNANNVDLNRDAVELEAKESKLLRSVLEEVNPQFCFNLHDQRTIFGVEGTKNPATISFLAPSEEEKRTITEGRKETMNVIVAMNDLLQEIIPNHVGRYTDEFYPTATGDNFQKLGHNTILIEAGHFAGDYDREEVRKFNFYALLQGIYHISSVESFKEFEKYLAIPNNIKNFYDVIYRSKNNEKDVAYQYVETIENDKFALVLTKEKEGNLSMYLAHKEFIKNS; this is translated from the coding sequence ATGACACACTTAAATAGCTCTTTTTTAGAAGACAATTATTCAAAAATTAAAGAAGACTCTATATCTGGAAGGTGGATAACACTAACAGATATAGAGCCTTTATATTTAGGCTTACAAAACTCAGAAATTCAAACAAAAATTATTGGAGAATCTGAAGAAGGAAGGGCCATTTATAAATTAAAACTGGGAAAGGGTAAAAAAAGAATTCTTGTTTGGAGTCAAATGCATGGTAATGAAAGTACAGGAACCAAAGCTGTATTCGATTTTTTAAACTTCTTACAACGCTTTCCTACTCACCAAATAACAAAATCTATTATAGATAATTGTAGTATTACCATTGTTCCTATGTTAAATCCAGATGGAGCACAAGCATACACACGTGTTAATGCTAACAATGTAGACTTAAATAGAGATGCTGTTGAGTTAGAGGCCAAAGAGAGTAAACTTTTACGTAGTGTTTTAGAAGAAGTAAATCCTCAATTTTGCTTCAATTTACATGATCAAAGAACCATTTTTGGTGTTGAAGGAACTAAAAATCCAGCGACAATATCGTTTTTAGCACCTTCAGAAGAAGAAAAAAGAACAATTACAGAAGGGAGAAAAGAAACTATGAATGTAATTGTTGCTATGAATGATTTGTTACAAGAAATTATACCCAATCATGTTGGTCGTTATACAGATGAATTTTATCCAACTGCTACAGGAGATAATTTTCAAAAGCTAGGACACAATACAATATTAATTGAAGCGGGGCATTTTGCGGGTGATTACGACAGGGAAGAGGTTAGAAAATTCAATTTTTACGCGCTATTACAGGGAATATACCATATTTCTTCAGTAGAAAGCTTTAAAGAATTTGAAAAATATTTAGCTATTCCTAACAATATCAAGAACTTCTACGATGTGATTTATCGATCAAAAAATAATGAAAAAGATGTTGCATATCAGTATGTAGAAACTATAGAAAATGATAAATTTGCACTCGTTTTAACAAAGGAAAAAGAAGGTAACTTATCTATGTATTTAGCTCATAAAGAATTCATAAAAAACAGTTAA
- a CDS encoding Lrp/AsnC family transcriptional regulator — protein sequence MKKFILDEIDHQILDILIENARTPFTDIAKKLLVSAGTIHVRVKKMEDEGIIQGSTLTLNYEKMGYSFIAHVGIFLEKTSMTQHVLDNLRLIPNVTVAYVTAGKYNIFCKVRAKNTNDAKDIIYRIDDIHGVNRTETMIALEESINDKKRLMHAIFKDI from the coding sequence ATGAAGAAGTTCATACTAGATGAGATTGATCATCAAATTTTAGACATTTTAATAGAGAATGCACGTACACCTTTTACAGACATCGCAAAGAAGTTGTTAGTATCTGCTGGTACTATACATGTACGTGTAAAGAAAATGGAAGACGAAGGAATTATTCAAGGGTCTACTTTAACCTTGAATTATGAGAAAATGGGGTATTCATTTATTGCTCACGTTGGAATTTTTTTAGAGAAGACATCTATGACGCAACATGTTTTAGACAATTTAAGATTGATTCCTAATGTAACTGTAGCCTACGTAACTGCAGGAAAATATAATATTTTCTGTAAAGTACGTGCTAAAAACACTAACGATGCAAAAGACATTATTTATAGAATAGATGATATTCATGGCGTTAATAGAACTGAAACAATGATTGCTCTTGAAGAAAGCATCAATGATAAAAAGCGTTTAATGCACGCAATTTTTAAAGATATTTAA
- a CDS encoding pseudouridine synthase: MKLDVIYEDDYVLCVSKPNNVVVHHAHHSRNVADEDSLLQMIQQQFNQKMYPIHRLDRKTSGIILLAKETKFVAKFQELFTKNEIQKTYYGIVRGHAPETKIIDSPVKGRDANVHKDAETHLSTIKTVTVNIPVKPYDTSRYSLVKLAPKTGRLHQLRIHMNKISHPLVGDPKYGDKNHNTMFIDNFDCENLFLHAYSLEFIHPYSNKKLLIKADFPKDWYVVYEKFNWSL, from the coding sequence ATGAAGCTAGATGTTATTTATGAAGATGATTATGTGTTGTGCGTATCAAAACCTAACAATGTAGTTGTACATCACGCGCATCATTCTAGAAATGTTGCTGATGAAGACTCTTTGTTACAAATGATTCAACAGCAATTCAATCAAAAAATGTATCCAATTCATCGTCTTGATAGAAAAACGTCTGGAATTATATTACTAGCAAAAGAAACAAAGTTTGTAGCCAAGTTTCAAGAGCTGTTTACCAAAAACGAAATACAAAAAACGTATTACGGAATTGTTAGAGGTCATGCTCCTGAAACTAAAATTATAGATTCTCCAGTAAAAGGAAGAGACGCTAACGTACATAAAGATGCAGAAACACATTTAAGTACTATAAAAACGGTTACAGTAAATATTCCTGTAAAACCTTATGACACATCTAGGTATAGTTTGGTAAAGCTAGCCCCTAAAACAGGGAGATTACACCAGTTACGAATCCATATGAACAAAATTAGTCACCCACTTGTTGGAGACCCCAAATATGGTGATAAAAATCACAATACAATGTTTATTGATAATTTTGATTGTGAAAATCTTTTTTTACACGCTTATTCTTTAGAGTTCATTCATCCATATTCGAATAAAAAACTATTAATTAAAGCTGATTTCCCTAAAGATTGGTATGTAGTTTATGAAAAGTTTAATTGGAGTTTATAA